The DNA sequence CTTATGCTAATTAAGGTCCCTTTTGGAGCACTGGGAACTTTACTGTTTCCTATGCTTTTCATGTGGAATGAACTTATTTCTATGAAATTCTTGTACAatttccctcaaaaaaaaaaatcttgtacAACTCCTATGAAATTTCTGCGTTCCAAAGATGGCCTAAATGTGTGTATCAACAAAATCATTACAATTGAATACAAATCCAGTGGTCCACTTTTCTATAACAAAATCTGTATCTTGTAAAGCTATTTTTGGTTGTCTGGTAAATCTTTAATCATGGTGTGCCTCATAAACAAAAAGGTCGAAACTTTCTTAGCATAATTTTTTCAGACAAGTTTATCGTGACAACTTTGATTCTCAGCACAACTTTTTCAACAAAATTTGTTATTGTCCAACTTACTATCATGGAAACTTCTCACCAGAGCATTTTTAGCACAACATTTTCACTAATTATCTTTTTTCTCATAACAAAATTTTCAGCACAACTTTTTATTAGAAAAGAGAACATTGCACACAAACATCCATGTATAAACCTCTCTAATGTTAGAAACTTAGACAGATATAATTTTTTCGCTATTCACCTTGCTCATCTCTTGGAAGTAGGTAATACACTAATCCAAAAAAACTTAAAAACTTTCAAAAtgaattatttacatgttattcAATTGTAGAAaacaaatttaaaattcaattcAATTTGCATATGGAGCTTATAAGTGTGAAATCATATAACATGTGACTACAAGTTTAGTGTATATTTATCAGAAAAATTGTAGACTTTTCTAGACTTCTTTTTCATTTTGTTCTTATAGTTATAGGCGGAGCAAGCTAGGTGGAAAGGTGGTCCATGGACCACCCTAAAATTTAGTTTAAGTTTAAAATATAGTAAATAAGCTctttaaaattataaaaatgacACATATATAGTATGGTTTTACATCTAAAATGATCCACCCTTGCTCTAGACCCTAGCTACGCCACTGTTATAGTGAATAAATTTGTTGGAAGCTCCTAGAAACTTTTTCACGAGCTCTTCTATTTTGTTCCTGATGTCCTAGTTTATTATCTTTGGGAGTTTTTTCTGAAATATTTGGGAAGCCTCGAGATATATGTCCCACAGTCCGAATATTTTTCTGGATAAAAATTTCTAAAAAGTATTCCTCATGTCCCAATTtatctttggccttgtttagatccaaaactttttagattttgacactgtagcattttcgtttctatttgacaaacattgtccaatcatagagtaactaggcttaaaagatttgtctcgcgatttacaggcaaactatgtaattagtttttattttcatctatatttaatgcttcatgtatgtgccgcaagattcgatgtgacggagaatcttgataagtttttggttttgggggtgaactaaacaaggccttggtctcCACCACTTTTTAGTGAACCTCTTTTGCAAAAGAGTACATAGATCCGAGGTTTGCATAACCCTGACGACAACGTTAAGCCTGGTAGCAGCATGCACTACAGGATATGATTGATCTCTAGAGTTGACAAAAACTACTGCAAGCCATACCGAACAATTGGTTGCAAAGTTGACATTAAATTTGTAAAGTGAGCCGAGATCTTTCATTCGACACCGTCTTATGATTTATGCCAGTTGTCGTCTTTGCTTGTATATGAAGTCGTACAGGTACATGATTGGGGGTGAGAGGCTGATTGGATACAATGAGTCCAATTGTTAGCAGTGCAGCTAAAGATTGACTAAAGTTTGCCAACCACACCGTTAGTTGCTTTAGCTTATTTATTATAGTTGATTGAGAGAGACAAAAGTAGCTAATGGATTGAGAAAATACCAAAATGGCAGACGCACATACACCAAGGATAAAAGGGGCTTTTACCACGCAAATAGGTCCTAGCTAATTTAGACGGCTTACCTCCACTCTTACGTCCTAGCTCATCCAGGCACTAAGTTCATGTCTTAGTCCTGGACTCATGGCGATTTGTTAACTGCGTTGCGACAATAATCTTCATTGATGGCCATGTTCAGCTCATCGTTAGCCGGAACCTACTGTATGCTGAGCCTATtcacttgagcttatctgcAAGTCATTCAGtattatttttctcttataataaattcTTAAATAGTACTTTTAGTCATAACTTTTCAGTCAAACGAAGGTCCTAAAATGATGAGGTTAAACTTAGCATTACCCTAATAAAAACGATAAACCTGTAGAATCCCGCATATAGCCTGATCCTTCTGCTCACtgctatttagaaaaatatgacAGCTAGCTCAGCTGAGCATCTCGACTTAAACTCCTAGGTCTAGGCAGCATGTGAACGATCGAGCAAATGGATTGATTCCTAGAGTTGACAAATGGCATTGTTAGCagttaattaattaaatcaCTCTTACTAGTTATTAGCCATACCAATCGGTTGGTCGGTATAATTAATTGACATACAATTTGTTAAGAGATCCAATGCAGGCAGCAACACATGCGAGTCTCCGTCTTTTCCTGCAGCCACAATGTCCAATGATTTATGCCTGTTAACTGCGATGCGGCAATAGCTGGCGTATTGTAATCATGTGGTATATATTGACCTAGACGACACGGCCGTGCAATCGCCCTGCAAAAATGCATTTACGTTATATCACTACTGCAAACGAATATTTTGTCGAGGGTCCGAGGTTTTGCTGAGGGCCAAATTCCGGACACTTGGCACAGATACTCTTTGCCGAGATCCAGCCTCAGAAGCCTTTGGCAAAGATGTCCTCGGCAAATTAGGCCCGTTGAGTCAAAGCGGCCACTCCCGTCAGGCTTTGTCGAGGTCTAGCTGATAGGCCCTCggcaaatttttttttgcaaccaGTTTTTGGgccaaattttttatttttttataaataatctttgccgagggctcgaggccagaccctcggcaaagaccccttTGCGGAGGGTCCAAGGCCTGGTCCTCGGTAAAGATCCCTTTGTCGTAGGCCAGGCTAGACCCACGAcaaatattttttgttttttttttgttttttgagccTATCTTTTTGGTAATATAATAcattgtttcaaactcaattttaaaatttaaaccaattttgacttttttgtatttattaatttattttgatTCGTTGATTTTTTTCGAATATTTCAAATAtgaactgcaggtgcatggAATAATGCAATATAGTATTTCAAACAATGTTATTCATGGTATTTGGTGTATGTTCAGTCTCTATCCACGAACTCGCATCAAATTTCGCGCATCTTCTTCGCGTATCATGACGAGCCATTTGCCGGAAAAgtatttttaaattatatataaaatcCATATGAAGTCCAAAAATCACGAGACTTGTCAAGATGTCATGTTATCCCATATGTAGGGCGTGGTAAAAAATTGAGATGGTTTCGAGCGAATTGTGACGTCGAATGTCTAAAACCTAaacattttcttttattttttcagaATACACTAGTCCATCAATCTATGCTCTCGCACAGGCCAGTTATATGTAATGCCTCTAACTAATAGAAATTAATTATATTGAATCGAATGTTTTTTGTTCATTTTTCGAGCAATAGACATCGTAGATTTTAGGTAGTCTGAATCAAACTATGATAAACTTATCAATTACTGTTTTATATATTTTCCATCCACACTCATTGTGTTTTTTCTTTGCATGGCAGCTCTATGTATGTTCAACACACATTTAGTTGAAACCTTAGATTCAACTACGGCGGCTGTTATTGCAGTTATGACCTCATAAATCTAAGTTTTCATTCTTTAATTTTAATATTGTTGATTGTTCAAATTTTGTATATCCACCAGTTAAGTTAATTTGTTTATGATTTTTGTTTGTTTAATTAACCCTGGCATGTCTGGCATCTGTGGTCCACTTGAGAAGGTACACTAACTAATTTATAGATGCAAATTTATTGTTTTGGATCCATAAAGTGTGACCCTTCTTGCATAAAAACTGTCACTACTGCTATATTCATCCGTTTTGTGTGCTTAAAATATGGTTGTCCTAATACAGAAAAAAAGTATCACTGCTATGTCTATCGGAATGGTGTGCTTAAAAGATGATCTTTTTCTTCTAGTGGTACAATTCATGCTTACTGTGTGAGAGGTCATGAGTTCAATTCTTCCTAGTAGTAGGCAACAATGCCCGCCAATAGTGAAATGCATAAGGCGACTTCGTTAGTCCCAAAATCTACTAACTCAATCGTCCGATATGCTCATAGAGGTACATGCATGCGTGCAGGGTTCCAACAAGTATCTACTACTGCTGTACTTCAGTTCGAAAAAAAGATATATCATGAATTTTTACACATACAAGAAAATTGTTCATTTCACAAAGTTTTCTTTAGTGTACTATATATAGTCAACAATGCATCCTATATTTATAGAACACAGTGTTTTTTAAATATTACTGACGGTCTAGAATTTGGCCACTTCATTGACATAGATATTTAACATTGTTTCTATCAATTACGatatttcattttttttgtcTTATATTGTTTAGATAGAAGAAACAGAGTAAATGCCTGCAGCACGGACATGTAAAGGTGTGTAGGCACATGGGTCATACAAAGAACAGTGAAATTGCAAGCGAACAGTACAAACACAGGTGAACGGTAGTGAAAAACAATGAGCAGTAACGGAGAAATATTTAAAATTTGGATGAACAGTGCAAAACAAATTATGCAAAACATTTATAAGGTGCATTTATAAAACATTTATAAGGTGGTTTTTTAAGACCACCTCTATAAATGCTATTTATAAAGGcagataatattttttttaggtATATAAAGGCAGACAAGTTAATAACTTTTGCTTCGTTTTCTTATCGATTTATATAGGTAACCTGGAAGACCGTCCCTACAAATGATTCATTAAAAAAACCATTTGATAAATATGGTTGGCTATAAGGCCATGTTTGgtttcccttgctaaattttagctagctaaactttagtcactttagtagctaaagttctaaacacattgactaaaaagagctaaaatagtttaatttCATTACTCacctaagagtagctaaaataattttagctagctaaaatttagcaaagggaaccaaacaagccctaaatcGAAAAATCTGCCTCTAGAATTGCCTTTATGTAGTAGTTATATCATAAATATATTAATCATATCTCGAGTTAAATAAAACAACAAAGGGCATTTGGTCTAGTGGTATGATTCTCGCTTAgggtgcgagaggtcccgagttCAATTCTCGGAATGCCCCTATTTTTTGCTATGTTGTTGTTAACTTTGTTttgctattttttttattttcttttttcaatTCCTTATCGCAGCAACAGAGAACAGTCACTGCACAATTAGAGGGAGTGTAGTATCAAGGCTACAACATGACAATTCACAAATATTATATACTACTAGTTTTTTTCCGAAACATTCACACAATCATATATACTGTTATACATAGTGAAAGCTGCAGATTAATTAACATCGTCTCGTCGAATCACAGAATCATAGCAGCTATGCATGGTTAATCGAGGTGTTTTTCTTCCTCGGTTACAGATTTTACAACCGAAAATTCATTCTTGAGATGAAAACGCAATGCAAGCATGCATGAACGCACGCCTGCACACGGCCACCTCCTCCCTTCTGATCCCTTCTCCGATCCCTTTCTAGCGATGGATGGCGGCGCCGATGGAGAGGAGGTTGCTGGCGAGCTTCTGGAGCTCCTGGTCATGGTCGGTCATCACCGACGGGATGCCGTGCTCCTGGAAGCCGTCGTCGCAGGTGGTGAGGTCCGTCTCCACCGAGTCGAGGTTGGTGTGCGCCGTGTCGACGTCGCCGCGCTTGAGCGCGTCGTCCACCGAGTCCAAGCTCGTCTTGATGTCGCTGTACGACGACGTGCACGAGTCCAGCGCGTCCTTGGTCGTCCCGTCCACGCCCGGCGCGTTCATCCGGTCCGTCGCCGCGTTCATCGCCACGATCACCTTCTGCCGCACCGCCTCCATGGCCAGCTTCAGCACGCCCACGCtgtccgtcgccgccgccgacgccgccccgGGGAGCCCGCCGATCGACGCCTCGCAGTCCACCGGGTACTCCGTCTTGGCGCACACGCTCTTGATCACCGGGCTCAGGAACTTGGCGATCGGCTTCTTGATCATCCCCGATAACGTCCCCATCGACAGCTTCGGCTTATTCCCCGCCGCCGGCAAGTTCGGCTGCCCGTTGGCGGCCACGTTCGGCGGAACCTCGTCGGGAGCGCCACCGGCCATGGGCTGGCTGCTGACGACCTGATGCTTTGAAGATAAGTACGGGTCGGCGGTGGCGGAGCTCTTGGCCGCCGGCGGAAGCTCGTCGGGAGAACCACCGGCTATgggctggctgctgctgctgctgctgctgacgaCCTGTTGCTTTGGAGGTGCGTATGCATCGGAGGTGGTGGAGCTCTTGGCCGCCGGAGGAAGCTCGTCGGGAGACGTGTATGCATCCGTAGGGGTGGAGACCTGACGCTCTCCTCCCTTGGACTTCGGAGAAGACACGTATTGGCCGGTGGTGGTGGAGACGTCGACCGGCATGGCGTCATCCTCGTCGGATTTCTCCTCCTTGGAAGAGGGAGACACATATTGCCCGTCCGTGGAGACGTCGACTGGCGCAGCGTCGTCCTCGTCGGCGTTCTCACCGGATTtctcctccttcttcttcttgtttttcttctccttcttgtgctTTTTAAGAGACGTGGCTTCGTCCGAATCGCCGCCGGATTTCTCCTCTTCCTTCTGAAGATATGAAGATGCATCCGAATCAATGGATTTCTCCTTCTTGTGTTTCTTGGGAGATGTACTGTCCAAATCATCATCATCGGATTTGTGCTTCTTGtgtttcttctctttcttttccttcttaGTAAGAGATGCATCTTCGTCAGAATCGTCAGTCTtggccttcttctttttcttcttggaAGATGTAgatacatcagaatcatcagatTTCTCCTTCTTTTCCTTCTTGGATGATGTAGATTCATCCAAATAATCCGACTTCTCCTTTTTTTCCTTCTTTACCTCCGCAGGagtttcctcctcctccttagcAGGAACTAGAGACGACGCAACATATTTGTCAGGTTTCTGATCATAGGTGTCGGCGGGCACCGCCGGCGAAGCTTGCGCGTTCAAGGTCTGCTCCTTGGGCTTCTTGGCAGCCTTCTCCAGTGGTCCATATCCGTCGAGGGACAAGGGCTTGATAGAGCCTCCATGTTCCTCGCCGGCGGTAGCAGCTTCTTGACCGTTGCACACCGCCGGGACCAGGGACACGGTGGTGGCGACGACGGCAACGATGAGGACGAAGGGGAGGAGAGGCACCCTCATCGTGGCCCTTGGAAAGAGGGTGGAGACGGTGGTGGCCAAAAGTTTCGACGGGAGGTCCTGAAGGGAGGAGGGATATTTGAATCCGGAGGGAAAGCCAACGATTGGCCGTATTTGGCGGGAGACAGGAGGGCATGCTAGTCTTGGATTTTCCCGGGAAAGCATGAGGCAACGGCAGCCATTAACCTGTAACTAACATAGGCCTTTGGAATCACGCGTTTACCCTGAGAATAGCAGAGGCAGCAGGCGACATGCGAGGAAATGTACGAGAGGAAAAATAGGCCTAGTTGCAGTTTTTATTGTTTGGGTGGGTAATGATGAGCTGTCCACCACACCTGTTGCCACAGCAAAAAGGCATACTGTTGACACTCAAATTTGACTCATCAAGATATAATTTAGTAAATATCAGATATAGCTAAATTTTATGGTGGTTGGGCGCAGAACCTCCTGGTAGGTTGGTACCACCTTGTCTCTGATTTATTCTTACCGTCTGATCGTGTAAAATATTCGCcataattaatttatttgtTTAAGGGTTGTATGGTAATTGTATAGCCCTCTGTCCCTCACCCCCACACCCCGCGAAGGGGCCGGTCACCCGCCCGGTCATCCTGCACGAAGGGTTTACCATCACCATGCCCTCATAGCCGCCGCCATGCCCTCGCCCCTATCGCTGACGTACACCTCCCATACAATGGTGGTGTTGAAGGCCCATCCTAGCTTTTGGCATCTACACAACCATGGCCAACAATGCcgtcaggaacgacgaagtcaAAAATCTGAAAGACTTGGCCTAGCTTTATTGACGCTACGTGTGCCCACCTGCCTTCCTCCAACAACCACATCGGCGATCACTAGGTATACCTCCTGAACCCTAGCTCCATCCCCCTTGTCTTCCCTTCCTATTGTGCCCAAACCTTAGTTACATGTTACAACCATATAACCTTAGTTCATCAGAGTTGATTCATGATTCTCGCATATTTAACATTATAGCAAGGAACTTAACCAAAAGACCGAGGATGCAACCCTCACTAGCGCCGGATCCGTCGAATAGCTAGCCAAGATCAAGGTCCATCACATGGTGCAGTAGCTCCACCTATGTGTCCTCCTCATTGGCGTCCAACGCGAGGATATTCAATCAGCACGTGTGCGCTAGATCCATGCACCCCTTTTGCTAGATCTGCCAGGGAACCAATCAAGATGGACGCTGAGGCCACAATGCTCTATGAGAGAAGGTGTGGAGTCTGTCTTGTGCTCAGCAGCCTAGATCTTGCATCCTGCACCATCATCGTTGGATCTATGTGGTCCCACCATTCGCTGGAGACTAGTGAGGAGGGGTCTGCATGACCTCGCCACCACCACTGCCACCACCCTACCCTCGCCCTCACACGTTGCTGCAGCCACAGGCACGTCGGAGCAGTAGCCATGTGCAGAGAAAATTCCAAGGGTAGGTGTGGGTGGAGCTGTCGCCATGAGCATCGTGTGTTTGAGCTGGAATGAACTATGTTGGCCGGAAGAAGATATTTATCCAACTATACTACTTCAATCGTCCGCCACAACTATAGTACTCAAAATAATATCCTTCTAATATAAATTTATCATTTTACCCTTAATAGCATgaaaagttcaaaaaaaataatgATTTTTTTGTGCTAGTACCACTAATTTGGTATGCACCAGGTGTATATGGTCCCACCAATTTTGTATGCACCTCCTTGTCCTTCCCCTTGGTGCATTTGGTTTTTTAGCCATCAAATCGCTCCTCACCTATGGCCCTTCTTAGTAAATTTATGGGTGTTGGATCCACTAATATATCTACATCAATCTATGTGTGTTTGAGTAGATTGAGGTGGAAACTAAACTGAATTTTTAATACAATCCACTCTAATACACATAAATTGAGATGGATAACCCTAAgtcactccaacacatgtggattaagGTGGATACATGAGTGGATCCAAACAAGACGTAAGAGGGTCCGACTAGGAAGAAGCTTGTCCGTAAGGAGAAGGCCGGTCAGCTCAATATGTGCTTCAGTAACCAAAGAGCAAGAACACAATTGCTTTCCTTGAAAATGGTACGAGGAAGACTAGATATCATAGCTATGTTGCTCATCAAAAGCATTTATGACAAAAAGCTCAAGGACAACAAGTAAATGTGCCTGCGGTGCACCTTGTGAATCAGGTACAGACACAAGAGTGAGCCTTCAGACAATCAAATATTTTAGGTCACAAATTTTgttaatataattttttttgtatatttaCTTGGTGGATTGGCAGCAACCTGAAGTGAAACATGCGAGGATGACTGGCTATCGGGGTAGACACTACTGCTGGTAGTACACGGGGCAGGATTTCTTGTGTGATACTAGAAAGTGGTAGTTCGAATCGAAACAGGTAAATTTCTTTATGTGGCCGTACTTTTAATTCCAAACTATTTTATGATACAATGTCCCATGGccaagtttgatcaaacttgTGCTTAGGCCACTTGACTTAGGAAATTATAGtgtttactaagttttctggttAATTGGTTGGTAGACACTTGAGTAAGTCCCATTGTTTCTTTGGAGATTATTAATTCCTGAAACAATATGTTGCTCTAGATATAATTTTCTTAGATGCTATGTCATTGGCAATTGTACTACAATATGTTTGAGACACAAATTGCACTCAATGGCAATAAAAAGTCTATTCTTAAAAGTATTGTTATTTCTCTCTTAtggataaatatatatttttaaatagACACGTGTGTGTATTGCACGTCCTTGTAAGATAGTTTGCATGATGTTTGCTTGATTGAGTGTGAATAAATCTTTCTAATAGACACGTGCAGGTGCCACGTGCATGTCCATTAGTCTCAAGAAAAcaagtactccctctgtctcaaAAAGAccgttgttgttgacttacatCTTGTTTAATCATTCATCTTATGACAACTTTTTGTATAAATATCATCTATTTTGATATGATTTATTTGATCATTAGAGGTACTTTAAAAATGATTtatctattttagaatttgcacacaaaatttttgaataagataagCGGTCAAACGTGATTGGTCAAAGTAAATAACGGTCTTTTTGAGACACTGAAAGTACTGCTGGCTGAttcgttgtgagagaaaaacactgctaaatgGTTGGCAGATTTGGCtgataaactcaagcgaacaagACAACAAGGACTAAAATTTAGGAGATGCTATAGGTGTCATATCGGGTATCACATTGAGTGTCGCATAGATGTTCGTATACTAATAAGACTAATTATAGAAAACCATAACTAATTTGGTAGATGAATCTATTATTAAGCttaattaatccatcattagcacatgttttCTCCATATTCATGGTCTAATTACGCTTAATGAATTCATGTAAAAAATTATTCACAatttatacaattagttttataattaggCTATATTTAGTTCCTCAAATTAGTATCCAAATATGCGACGTGATATAGACTACAGCGGGTGGGAACCGAACACCTCCTTAAGCTGTTGACGCAAATGATCGAATTAAATGGCACTCGTGGCTTACTTGGGCCTAGCCTGGTCCATGTAAAATTGGCCCATGTCCTGTCCTGCTACGAAATGATGTGATGTTGGGCTAGcgtctttttttttattatacCAGAACCTAACAAGCAAAGCATAGTTATTAGGATCGGACCGGAGATTGAACCGGCGAGGTCGTCGGTTCATTGGTTCACTGGTCTAACCGTTTTGAACCGGTTGAACCGCCGGTTCAATTGTTTTAGACCGGTTAAGTTGAGCCGGTCACAAATATATTGAACCGGTATAAATATGTATgctataattaataattaataaatggTAAATAACACAATTTAATTGTTCATACATATGCAAATACATATATAGAATCCCATGTTCTTAAATTCAAAACATACAAGCTCCATAAGTTTTAGTGCGTTGTAGTTGTTTTATAAGATATATAAAAACATATGATGGAGCACTTGCGAATTGGTGCAAAAAGGACATAAATACTATTTCAAATATTCACCACTGCAAACCAATCTTAAAATGCTAAAATAAATTGTATTATTGTGAAGAGCTCTTTGAGATAATTAAAATGAATATATTATTTGTCTAATTTGGAGTTGGTATC is a window from the Sorghum bicolor cultivar BTx623 chromosome 5, Sorghum_bicolor_NCBIv3, whole genome shotgun sequence genome containing:
- the LOC8082096 gene encoding uncharacterized protein DDB_G0286299; protein product: MMRAPLLSFVLVLGVAAAVPLVPVVCTSRSESKGDGAATAAGEQPGSVKPLSFYEYGPPEKATDKAMEQIVDAQATPAVTADTDQKSNAEADTATASATEEQTLNAQASPAVPADTYDQKPDKYVASSLVPAKEEEETPAEVKKEKKEKSDYLDESTSSKKEKKEKSDDSDVSTSSKKKKKKAKTDDSDEDASLTKKEKKEKKHKKHKSDDDDLDSTSPKKHKKEKSIDSDASSYLQKEEEKSGGDSDEATSLKKHKKEKKNKKKKEEKSGENADEDDAAPVDVSTDGQYVSPSSKEEKSDEDDAMPVDVSTTTGQYVSSPKSKGGERQVSTPTDAYTSPDELPPAAKSSTTSDAYAPPKQQVVSSSSSSSQPIAGGSPDELPPAAKSSATADPYLSSKHQVVSSQPMAGGAPDEVPPNVAANGQPNLPAAGNKPKLSMGTLSGMIKKPIAKFLSPVIKSVCAKTEYPVDCEASIGGLPGAASAAATDSVGVLKLAMEAVRQKVIVAMNAATDRMNAPGVDGTTKDALDSCTSSYSDIKTSLDSVDDALKRGDVDTAHTNLDSVETDLTTCDDGFQEHGIPSVMTDHDQELQKLASNLLSIGAAIHR